A window of the Aquarana catesbeiana isolate 2022-GZ linkage group LG05, ASM4218655v1, whole genome shotgun sequence genome harbors these coding sequences:
- the LRRC61 gene encoding leucine-rich repeat-containing protein 61: MDSRITKEENSDNSRITPEMLKSRTGEFDLESILFLKLRSLGIHELGCIGECLNLERLDLSNNHVTHLAPLSSLKMLVALNLSCNRVSSLEPLASCDNLQTLNVAGNALCTVDSLQCLKGLRKLESIRLRDPIYNLSNPFCTNGSYRHAVLDTIPSVRVIDGERVTGSGSDLYHLCRDIDNSLKRFTTSNGLAEMPPGSVQPWVEDGYWDLKPFQSTIIEETYKQFNDILQECKELSKRADDAIAQAERALSIRSDTNSYVF; the protein is encoded by the coding sequence ATGGATAGTAGGATTACCAAAGAGGAGAACTCGGACAATTCCCGCATCACTCCAGAGATGCTGAAATCCCGGACCGGCGAGTTTGACCTGGAGTCCATCCTTTTCCTGAAGCTGCGCTCTCTGGGGATCCATGAGTTGGGTTGTATCGGAGAGTGCCTAAACCTGGAGCGGTTAGATCTCTCGAACAACCACGTCACCCACCTGGCTCCACTGTCCTCCCTGAAGATGTTGGTGGCCCTGAACTTGTCGTGTAACCGGGTTTCCTCCCTGGAGCCCCTGGCCTCTTGCGACAACCTGCAAACCCTCAACGTGGCCGGGAACGCGCTGTGTACCGTCGACAGTCTGCAGTGCTTGAAAGGCCTTCGTAAGCTGGAAAGCATCCGCTTGAGGGATCCCATCTACAACCTGAGTAACCCTTTTTGTACCAACGGCTCCTATAGACATGCTGTGCTGGATACCATACCCAGCGTTAGAGTGATCGATGGTGAGAGGGTCACTGGCAGCGGTAGTGACCTTTACCATCTGTGCCGGGACATTGACAACTCCTTGAAGAGGTTCACCACCAGCAATGGGTTGGCGGAGATGCCGCCGGGCTCTGTCCAGCCATGGGTGGAGGACGGCTACTGGGACCTGAAGCCTTTCCAGAGCACCATCATCGAAGAGACCTACAAGCAGTTCAATGACATTCTGCAGGAGTGTAAAGAACTCAGCAAGAGGGCCGATGACGCCATCGCGCAGGCCGAAAGAGCGCTCAGCATCAGAAGCGACACCAATTCTTATGTCTTCTGA